ATGGCAACAACAAGAATGAAAGAACGTTTCTTGAAAGAAATCACTCCTGCTTTGATGCAGAAGTTCAACTATACAACAGTGATGCAAGTGCCTAAAATCGAGAAAGTTGTAATCAACATGGGTGTTGGCGACGCAGTCCAAAACTCCAAAGTGCTTGATTCGGCTCTCAACGACATGCAGCTGATCGCTGGTCAAAAACCAGTTATCACTCGCGCAAAAAAATCTATTGCAGGTTTTAAATTGCGTGAAAACATGCCGATCGGTGTAAAGGTAACACTTCGTGGCGAGCGTATGTATTATTTCTTGGACAAATTGTTCAACATCACACTCCCTCGCGTACGTGACTTCCATGGCGTATCAACAAAAGCTTTCGACGGACGTGGTAACTACACGCTTGGTTTGAAAGAACAGTTGATCTTCCCGGAAATCGAGTACGATCAAGTTGATAAAGTTCGTGGTATGGATATCGTTATCGTAACGACTGCCAAGACTGACGAAGAGTCCCGTGAGCTTCTGACTCAGCTGGGCATGCCTTTCGCGAAATAATGTTGGCATAACGTTTCGGGCGTCTGATTTAAAGACACCCTGTTCTCCGAAACTATTTAGGAGGTGTCAGGCTAAGTGGCAAAAACTTCAATGAAAGTCAAACAACAACGCGCACCAAAGTTTAAAGTTCGTGCTTATACTCGTTGCGAACGTTGTGGTCGTCCACATTCGGTGCTGCAAAAGTTTAAGATCTGCAGAATTTG
This window of the Paenibacillus polymyxa genome carries:
- the rplE gene encoding 50S ribosomal protein L5 is translated as MATTRMKERFLKEITPALMQKFNYTTVMQVPKIEKVVINMGVGDAVQNSKVLDSALNDMQLIAGQKPVITRAKKSIAGFKLRENMPIGVKVTLRGERMYYFLDKLFNITLPRVRDFHGVSTKAFDGRGNYTLGLKEQLIFPEIEYDQVDKVRGMDIVIVTTAKTDEESRELLTQLGMPFAK
- a CDS encoding type Z 30S ribosomal protein S14, translating into MAKTSMKVKQQRAPKFKVRAYTRCERCGRPHSVLQKFKICRICFRELAYKGQIPGVKKASW